A stretch of Elgaria multicarinata webbii isolate HBS135686 ecotype San Diego chromosome 5, rElgMul1.1.pri, whole genome shotgun sequence DNA encodes these proteins:
- the GPR161 gene encoding G-protein coupled receptor 161 produces MSINSSLGNKNTTGNFTLLEDGAGRVTESIALIVIAIFVCLGNLVIVLTLYKKSYLLTLSNKFVFSLTLSNFLLSVLVLPFVVTSSIRREWIFGVVWCNFSALLYMLISSASMLTLGLIAIDRYYAVLYPMVYPMKITGNRAVVALVYVWLHSLIGCLPPLFGWSSLEFDQFKWMCVAAWHKQAGYTAFWQIWCALLPFIVMMICYGFIFRVARIKARKIHCGSVVIAEEDTQRNGRKNSSTSTSSSGSRRNAFQGVVYSANQCKALITILVVIGAFVITWGPYMVVITSEALWGKNSISPALETLATWLSFTSAICHPLIYGLWNKTVRKELLGMCFGDRYYRESFVQRQRTSRLFSISNRITDLGLSPHLTALMAGERTLGHSSSTGDTGFSCSQDSGTDIMLLEDYSSDGVHHPHCVYPHRRRSSVTFEDEVEQIKESAKSSVLHVKADVHKSLDSYASSLAKAIEADVRITLFGGDALPGSLFPVRTVAGSNACARRGGRSHAGQRLQLQSIEEGNT; encoded by the exons ATGAGCATCAATTCCTCCCTCGGCAACAAGAACACCACTGGGAACTTTACGCTGCTGGAAGACGGAGCAGGCAGAGTGACGGAGTCCATCGCTCTCATTGTCATTGCCATTTTCGTCTGCTTAGGGAACCTGGTGATTGTCCTCACCCTTTACAAGAAGTCGTACCTCCTCACGCTCAGCAACAAGTTCGTTTTCAGCCTGACTCTGTCCAACTTCCTGCTTtctgtgctggtgctgccttTCGTCGTGACCAGCTCCATCCGGCGGGAATGGATCTTCGGCGTTGTTTGGTGCAACTTCTCCGCCCTGCTCTATATGCTCATCAGCTCGGCCAGTATGCTCACCCTTGGACTGATTGCTATCGACCG GTACTATGCTGTCCTGTACCCAATGGTTTACCCAATGAAGATTACTGGGAACCGAGCTGTTGTCGCCCTTGTGTACGTGTGGCTGCATTCTCTCATTGGATGCCTTCCTCCACTCTTCGGCTGGTCTTCCCTAGAGTTCGATCAGTTCAAGTGGATGTGTGTGGCTGCGTGGCATAAGCAGGCAGGTTACACTGCCTTCTGGCAGATCTGGTGTGCGTTGCTGCCTTTCATCGTCATGATGATTTGCTACGGATTCATATTCCGCGTGGCTAGGATTAAAGCAAGGAAAATCCACTGTGGGAGCGTGGTCATTGCCGAGGAAGATACTCAAAGGAACGGGAGGAAGAACTCCAGCACTTCAACTTCCTCATCAGGCAGTCGAAGGAACGCTTTCCAGGGGGTTGTTTATTCTGCCAATCAGTGCAAAGCTTTGATCACGATCTTGGTTGTGATTGGTGCTTTTGTCATCACGTGGGGGCCTTACATGGTGGTCATTACCTCCGAGGCACTTTGGGGGAAAAACAGCATTTCCCCAGCTTTGGAGACATTAGCGACCTGGCTGTCCTTTACAAGTGCTATTTGCCACCCTTTGATTTACGGACTCTGGAATAAAACAGTACGCAAGGAGTTGCTGGGAATGTGTTTTGGAGACCGGTACTACAGAGAATCCTTTGTTCAGCGACAGAGGACATCCAGATTATTTAGTATTTCTAATAGGATCACAG ATTTGGGACTATCTCCACATCTCACAGCTCTCATGGCAGGGGAGCGGACTTTaggacacagcagcagcaccggaGATACAGGCTTCAGCTGCTCTCAGGATTCAG GAACTGACATCATGCTACTTGAAGACTATAGTTCTGATGGCGTTCATCACCCCCATTGTGTGTATCCCCACCGACGGAGGAGTTCTGTGACATTTGAAGATGAAGTGGAACAAATTAAAG AATCAGCAAAGAGCTCTGTTCTTCACGTAAAAGCTGACGTTCATAAGTCTCTGGACAGTTATGCTTCCAGCTTGGCCAAAGCTATTGAGGCGGATGTGAGAATCACCTTGTTCGGAGGAGACGCTTTGCCTGGCTCTTTGTTTCCAGTGCGAACTGTGGCAGGCAGCAACGCCTGTGCGCGGCGTGGCGGCAGGAGCCACGCGGGTCAGAGACTACAGCTACAAAGCATCGAGGAAGGGAACACTTAA